TGGAGATGGCGTAGCTCTCGGCGATCTCCTGGATCGTGCTGCTCTCCCCGGGCCTCAGCGCCAGGTACATGAGGACGCGCAGCGCATAGTCGGTGTGCGTGGTCAGGCGCAAGGGTCTCTCCTAAAGATGCATATTCTGTATTGCTTTTAAACGCCGGTCCTATTAGATGTATTTATGATACATCTTTACAGGCGCACCGCAAGGCAGGAGACGGAGATGCGGACGGCAGGACAGGACGGAATCGTGTCGGAGGCGGACATCCGACGCCAGGTCGAGACCTTCTACGCCCGGGTGCGGCGCGACCCGGAACTGGCGCCGGTCTTCGAGGCGGCGATCGGTCCGGACTGGGGAGCCCACCTGGATGTCATGACCGACTTCTGGTCGGGGGTCCTTCGGATGACCGGCCGCTACAAGGGCAAGCCCCTGCAGGTCCACCGCGCCTTGCCGGACCTGAAGCCGGCGCACTTCGAACGCTGGCTCGATCTCTTCCGGGCCACGGCGGTG
This region of Kiloniellales bacterium genomic DNA includes:
- a CDS encoding group III truncated hemoglobin, giving the protein MRTAGQDGIVSEADIRRQVETFYARVRRDPELAPVFEAAIGPDWGAHLDVMTDFWSGVLRMTGRYKGKPLQVHRALPDLKPAHFERWLDLFRATAVETQGPVAAAVFVWRAERIAATLRRGVLSRDPLAAGRPVAREGT